In a genomic window of Poecilia reticulata strain Guanapo linkage group LG22, Guppy_female_1.0+MT, whole genome shotgun sequence:
- the LOC103458156 gene encoding activator of 90 kDa heat shock protein ATPase homolog 1-like, with protein sequence MAKWGEGDPRWIVEERADATNVNNWHWTERDATNWSSDKLKSLLLGLSVEDDEGACEVTEVSKLEGEASINNRKGKLIFFYEWSLKATWTGKSKTGVKYKGSIEVPNLSDENDMEDLDISISLNKDEPDTPLVHLMKTKGAEKIREALGSYVGFLKTEFTQGMILPTANGVAKPQSASQSKAKQDKTQVSSGSSTAAPVNTGVKIPTCKFTIRDTFLTSPAELYRVFLNQEMVQAFTRSPATVDAERGGKFRLLEGNVFGEFTELVPDEKIVMKWRFNNWPCEHYATITLMFLDRSSETELKVECRGVPNSEEEQTKGGWKRYYFEAIKQTFGYGARLF encoded by the exons ATGGCGAAGTGGGGAGAAGGAGACCCTCGCTGGATCGTTGAAGAGAGAGCCGATGCGACGAATGTCAACAATTGGCACTG gaCTGAAAGAGATGCAACAAACTGGTCTTCAGATAAGCTGAAGTCTCTGCTGCTCGGACTGAGCGTGGAGGATGACGAGGGAGCGTGTGAAGTGACGGAAGTCAGCAAGTTGGAAGGAGAGGCCTCGATTAACAACCGCAAAGGGAAACTTATTTTCTTCTATGAATGGAGCCTAAAAGCGACCTGGACTG gaaagtCAAAAACCGGAGTAAAATACAAAGGTTCAATCGAAGTTCCAAACTTGTCTGATGAGAACGACATGGAGGATCTGGAT ATCTCCATCTCGTTGAACAAGGACGAGCCCGACACGCCCCTGGTCCACCTGATGAAAACTAAAGGAGCAGAGAAAATCCGGGAGGCTCTGGGGAGTTACGTGGGCTTTTTGAAAACAG AATTCACGCAAGGGATGATCCTGCCTACCGCTAATGGCGTGGCCAAGCCTCAGTCAGCTTCTCAGTCCAAAGCCAAGCAGGACAAAACTCAG gtttcctCAGGAAGCAGCACGGCAGCTCCCGTCAACACTGGTGTCAAAATCCCCACCTGTAAATTCACCATCAGAGACACGTTTCTCACCTCACCAGCTGAACTCTACAGAGTCTTTCTCAACCAGGAG ATGGTCCAGGCGTTCACACGCAGTCCTGCGACAGTGGACGCAGAGAGGGGTGGAAAGTTTCGCCTGCTAGAAGGAAACGTCTTTGGGGAATTCACAGAGCTG GTACCCGATGAGAAAATAGTAATGAAGTGGAGGTTTAACAACTGGCCCTGTG AGCATTACGCCACCATCACCCTGATGTTCCTGGACCGGAGCAGCGAGACGGAGCTGAAGGTGGAGTGCCGAGGCGTCCCCAACAGCGAAGAGGAACAGACGAAAGGCGGCTGGAAGAGATACTACTTTGAAGCTATCAAACAGACTTTTGGCTATGGAGCGCGACTTTTCTGA
- the LOC103458155 gene encoding dr1-associated corepressor isoform X2, with protein MPGQKKKYNVRFPPGRIKKIMQKDTEVGRIAMAVPVIIARALEMFLKSLLTKTCLITQAKFNNIVSVAHMKQCIESEKLFHFLKDLAEGATSTATQKDNRGMSVWPPIHRNKKGNIAAKNPSGAGETVPQRSHGPHDTDSDSSEPELYICL; from the exons ATGCCcggacagaagaaaaaatacaacgTACGGTTCCCTCCT GGTCGCATCAAAAAAATCATGCAGAAGGACACAGAAGTTGGGAGGATAGCGATGGCAGTTCCGGTGATCATCG CCCGGGCTTTGGAGATGTTCCTGAAGTCTTTGCTGACCAAAACCTGCTTGATTACTCAGGCGAAGTTCAACAACATTGTGTCTGTGGCTCACAT gAAGCAGTGCATAGAGTCagaaaaattgtttcattttctcaaaGACCTGGCAGAGGGAGCCACGTCTACAGCAACCCAGAAGGACAACCGAGGCATGAGTGTTTGGCCTCCCATACACAG GAACAAAAAGGGCAACATAGCCGCTAAAAACCCATCTGGAGCAGGAGAGACTGTTCCCCAAAGGAGCCACGGCCCACACGACACCGACTCAGACTCAAGT gAGCCGGAGCTCTACATCTGCTTATAA
- the LOC103458155 gene encoding dr1-associated corepressor isoform X1 translates to MPGQKKKYNVRFPPGRIKKIMQKDTEVGRIAMAVPVIIARALEMFLKSLLTKTCLITQAKFNNIVSVAHMKQCIESEKLFHFLKDLAEGATSTATQKDNRGMSVWPPIHRNKKGNIAAKNPSGAGETVPQRSHGPHDTDSDSSVRIQLLNTQRSHAQPTAKEVELVSGGTHRTSEKFRCAHHGCDCHIDFGLLIVHLNSSSSLVES, encoded by the exons ATGCCcggacagaagaaaaaatacaacgTACGGTTCCCTCCT GGTCGCATCAAAAAAATCATGCAGAAGGACACAGAAGTTGGGAGGATAGCGATGGCAGTTCCGGTGATCATCG CCCGGGCTTTGGAGATGTTCCTGAAGTCTTTGCTGACCAAAACCTGCTTGATTACTCAGGCGAAGTTCAACAACATTGTGTCTGTGGCTCACAT gAAGCAGTGCATAGAGTCagaaaaattgtttcattttctcaaaGACCTGGCAGAGGGAGCCACGTCTACAGCAACCCAGAAGGACAACCGAGGCATGAGTGTTTGGCCTCCCATACACAG GAACAAAAAGGGCAACATAGCCGCTAAAAACCCATCTGGAGCAGGAGAGACTGTTCCCCAAAGGAGCCACGGCCCACACGACACCGACTCAGACTCAAGTGTACGTATCCAGTTACTGAACACACAACGCTCACACGCTCAACCGACAGCTAAGGAGGTAGAATTGGTGTCTGGTGGGACACACAGGACCAGTGAAAAGTTTAGATGCGCTCATCATGGGTGTGATTGTCATATAGATTTTGGACTTTTAATAGTTCATTTGAACagttcttcttctctggtgGAATCGTAG